From the genome of Aliarcobacter lanthieri:
TTTATATAAAAAATTTCCAAAATCAAATGAAGGTGAATTATCAAAAATTAGAGCTAGTTTAGTAAATGAAACTGGTTTTACAAAACTTGCAAATGAGATAAAATTAGGTGAATATATATTTATTTCAACAGCGGAAGAAAGAAATAAAGGTAGAACAAAATCATCTATATTATCTGATGCTTTTGAAGCAATTATGGGAGCAATATATTTAGAAAGTGGTTTAGAAGTTTTAAAACCAATCATTCTAAACCTTTTAGAAAACTCTTATGATAAAATTAATCTTGATGTTTTATTTAGTGATTATAAAACTGCATTACAAGAAATAACTCAAGCTAGATTTGCATCAATACCAGAATATATTATAGAAGGTTCTTATGGTCCAGATCATAAAAAAGAGTTTGAAGTTTCTATTTGGATAGATGGAAAGAATTTTGGAAAAGCAAGTGGAAAAAGTAAAAAATTAGCACAACAAGCTGCTGCAAAAATAGCTATTGATAAACTAAGAGAGGATGAGCATTGAATACTTTTGGACATAGATTTAGGTTTACAACTTTTGGAGAATCTCATGGTAAAGCATTAGGTTGTATAGTTGATGGTGTTCCTGCTGGAATAAGAATTGATGAAAATTTTATTCAAGAAGAGATGAATAGAAGAAAACCTGGACAAAATAAATATGCAACTGCTAGAAAAGAAGGTGATGTTGTAGAAATATTAAGTGGAGTTTTTGAAGGTATTTCAACAGGAACAAGTATAGCTATGATAATTTTTAATGAAAATCAAAAAAGTAGTGATTATTCAAATATAAAAGATTTATTTCGTCCAGGTCATGCTGATTTTAGCTATTTTAACAAATATGGAATTAGAGATTACAGAGGTGGAGGAAGAAGCTCTGCTCGTGAAACAGCTGCTAGAGTTGCAGCTGGTGCAATTGCAAAACTACTTTTAAGAGAATTAAATATTGATATAAGAAGTGGAATTTGTGAAATAAATGGTATTAAAGCTTCTTCTTTTAATTTTGAATATGTAAAAGATTCTGAAATTTTTGCTTTAGATGTAACTGTAGAAGAAAATCAAAAAAAGGCTATTCTAGAAGCTAAGAATTCACACAATAGTGTAGGAGGAGTAGCTCTAATAAATGTAAAAAATACTCCAATAGGATTAGGTGAACCAATATATTATAAACTAGATAGTCAAATAGCAAATGCTATGATGAGTATAAATGCTGTTAAAGCAGTTGAAATTGGTGATGGAATCTTAGCCTCAAAAGTTTTAGGATATGACAATAATGACCAAATACTAAAAACTGGATTTAAAACAAATCATAGTGGTGGGATACTTGGTGGTATTTCAAATGGTGATGATATAAATGTAAAAGTATATTTTAAAGCAACTCCATCTATATTTATAGAACAAGATACTATTGATATTCATGGTAATGAAGTATCTTGCAAACTAAAAGGAAGACATGATCCTTGCGTAGCAGTAAGAGGTTCAGTAGTTGCTGAATCTATGATGGCTTTAGTACTAGCTGATATGCTACTCTTAAATTTATCTTCAAAAGTAGAAAATATTAAAAAAGTTTATTCTAAATAAAAAGAGAGCTTATATTAAGCCCTCTTGTATCCCCGCTTTTCTTTTCATATCCATAATTTCTAACTCTTTTTCAGCAGTAATTACAATATCTTTATCAACAGAAAAATCTAATCTTTCATCTCTTCCTTCATAATCAACAGAGTTTAAAATAACTTTAATAGAGTTAAGTCTAGCTAAAAACTTACTATCACTTCTTATTATTGTCCATGGTGATTTTTCAGTATTTGTATATTTTAACATATCATATTTTTTTTGTGTAAATTCTTCCCAACGACTCTGCATTTGTAAATCAATTTCACTTAATTTCCATTGTTTTAGAGGATTTTCTTCTCTTTCAGCAAATCTTCTAGCTTGTTCTTCTTTTGTAACAGATAAATAAATTTTTAAAAATTTAAATCCATGTTCAATTAAGTCTTCTTCAAATATAGGAACACTTCTCATAAATACTTCATATTCTTTTTGAGTACAAAAACCAAAAACTGGTTCAACCATAGCTCGGTTATACCAACTTCTATCAAAAATAACTATCTCTCCTCCAGATGGAAACTGCTCAACATATCTTTGATAATACCATTGTGTTTTTTGTACATCAGAAGGTTTTCCAAGTGCTACAACTCTATAATGTTTTTCATTCATATATCTTGTAATTCTTCGTATTGCTCCACCTTTACCAGAAGCATCTCTTCCTTCCATAAGAATTATCATCTTTTGATTATGTTTTTCAAGATGCTCTTGAAGTTTTATCAACTCAACTTGATATGGTTTTAAAAATTCATCTTTTGTTCTATACATAAATTTTGAGTGCAATTCACTAATAAAACTTCCATTTCCAGACCCTAATTTTTCTCTAAATTCATCAAAACTCATCATTGCTTGATTTATTAAATTTTTATCATAGTATTTATCAAATCCCATTTATTTCCTTTGTAATATATTCATTCTATTATACTAAAATTTGGTTACTTTTTAAATACAAGTACTATTTTGAAACTATTCCTATATGTTTTTCAACAGAGCTTATTTTACTTTCTATTCTATTTTCACCATTTGTTCTTATATCAAAATTGACAACAGCATAAACTCTATCACAACCTAACTTTTCAAGTTTTAAATAACATAAATTTACCAAATCTAGAAGTTCTTTTAAAGTTTCTGCTTCAACAATCGTACACATAGAAGTTAATTGATACTTTAAACCACTATCTTTAATTATATTTAATATTTCACTAACTTCTTTACTTTTGCTTCCAGTAGTATTTGTAGGAAACATTGCTAAACTCATTAAAACTGACATAACTATCCTTTAAATATTGTTTTGATAGTATATATAAATTTCATTAAAAAGGATTAATATGCAATTAGATGTATCTGCAGAAGTTATTCTATCTCAACTTGGTTACTCAATTAATGAATCTTCCTTAAAACAAGCACAAAAGATGATTGAATCTACAAAAAATTTTGATAAGTTTGCAAAACACATTTTAACATTAAATGACCAAATAAAGAAAATGAATGCTTATATCGCATTATCAAATACAACTGATTATTTAAAAATTAAATGTGATGAAAATGATGCAAGAGAAATAATAGAAGATTTTCATGATATGGTTTCAAAATGGTCAAATAAATATAATGTTGAGATAGAGAGAGTTAGTAAAAAACCAACTTACTATATCTTGGGTATAAATTAAAATATTTTTTTTATACTATGACAATAAGGCATTTTATTATGCCTGTCATAGTAATTTTGATGATATTCTTCTGCTTTATAAAAAGTAACCACTGAATATAAATTTGTAGCTACTGTATAGCCTTTTTTCTTCAATTCATTCATTAAATTTTCAGATATTTTTTTCTGATTTTCATCACAATAAAAAATAGCACTTAAATATTGACTTCCTATATCAGGTCCTTGCCCATTTGTTTGGGTAAAATCATGAATTTCAAAGAATAACTTTACTAAAGTTTTATAATCTACAATACTATCATCAAATACAACTTCTACTGTTTCGATATGCCCACTAAATCCACTACAAACTATCTCATAAGTAGGATTTTCTATAAATCCACCCATATATCCAGAAATTACGCTTCTTACTCCATTTACTTTTTGAAAGAAATACTCAACTCCCCAGAAACAACCAGCGGCAAAATATGCTTTAGAAAACTCCATAAATTAATACCCTTGTTGATCTAATATTTTATAATTATAACAACTATCTTGATATCCACTCTTACAAGCTTTTGCAAACCATGCTTTTGCTATTTTCTTATCTTGACTGACACCTTTACCATTTTCATACAAAAGTCCAAGATTATTTTGAGCTTCTACAATGCCTTCATTTGCAGCTTTTTCATATAACTCTTTAGCTTTTTTATAATCTTCTTTTACACCTTGTCCTCTTTCATACATATAACCAATATTATTGTAAGCAGTTGAGAATCCTTGTGCTACTGCTTTTTCATACCATTCAATAGCTTTTTTATAATCTTTGTTTACACCTTGTCCATTTTCATACATATAACCAAGATTAAATTGAGATACTACAAATCCTTGATTTGCTGATTTTTCATACCATTCAATAGCTTTTTTATAATCTTTGTTTATACCCTGTCCTTCTTCATACATCATAGCAAGATAAAATTGAGCTTCTTGAAGTCCTTGATTTGCTGCTTTTTCATAAAATTCTTTAGCTTTTTTATAATCTTTGTTTACACCTTGTCCATTTCCATACATAAGCCCTAGAGTAAATTGAGCATGTTCATATCCTTGATTTGCTGCTTTTTCATACCATTCAATAGCTTTTTTATAATCTTGTTTTACTCCTATACCTTTTTCATACATATAACCAAGATAATTTTGAGAGAGGGCATCTCCTTTTGAAGCTAAATCTTGCCAAATATTAAAAGATATCTTAAAATCACCTTTTTGATAAGCATCTAAGCCATCTTCAAAAGTTTCTCCAAATAATAAAGTAGCAAAAAGTCCTAAGCAAAGTATTAGTTTTTTAAACATTCTTTTCCTTTTATAATTATTTTATCAATCTACCATTTCTTCTATAAAAATTATATATCAATAAGTTCACATAAAACCTTATATTATATTTTATATTCTTTATATTTAAAAAATTTTCTTTTAATAGCTTATAGTCTTAATTAAAAGAACTTAAATTTTATAACTTATTTTCTATTGTTAAATGAATACTCTCAAAAAGCAACCAGTACTAAAATATATTTTAAAATTTATATTTTTATTCTTTAACAAAATTTAAAGATACTGAGTTTACACAATGCCTAACATTTTTTTGAGTAAATTCTTCTCCTTCAAAAATATGTCCTAAATGTCCACCACAAGTAGCACACACTATTTCTGTTCTAATACCATCAATATCAGGTCTTTTTTCTACAGCTTCTGTAATATCATCATCAAAACTTGCCCAACCACAATCTGATTTAAACTTATCATCACTTTTATATAAAGGAGCATCACATTTCTTACAAAAATAGATTCCTTTTTCAAAGAAATCATTATAAACTCCACTATTTGGGTATTCTGTACCCTTTTGTTCTATAACATATTTCTCAATTTCATTTAATTCATTATATTTCATAGCTTTTTTTCCTTTAAAATAGTATGATACTTATTTTAGAAAATTATAACCAAAGGCGTTTTAAATGAAAGAAAATTTACTTATAGTTTGGACAAATGGGGATTTAGATACAGCAAATAAATTTCCACTTCTATATTCAAGTGTAATTTTAGATAGAGAATATTGGAAAAGTGCACATTTAATGCTTTGGGGACCATCAATTTTACTTGTAAAAGATTATAAATATATTCAAGATAAAATAAGACAAATTCAAGAGACTGGTGTAAAGATGAGTGCTTGTGTAGTTTGTGTTGATGACTATGGAGCAAGAGAAGTTTTAGAAAGTTTAAATATTGAAGTATCTCATACTGGTGAGTTTTTAACACAAGCTTTAAAAGATGAAACTTATTCAGTTCTTACTATCTAAATTTTTTTAGAAATTCTTTTATTAAAAATGCAGTAATTCCCCATATTACTTCATTTTTCCATTTATATACCCAAACCTTATAATCTTTATTTCCCCAAGGCTCATGGTATGTTTTTGGTAAACCTAAGCTTTTTGTAGGAAAATATTCTATCTTTTTTCCATTTTCATCTATCTCATATGGAACCACTTGATTTTTTAATGTATATACTTCCGCTTTTGTATTTTCAAAAAATTTTAAAGGGATTAGTAAAACTTTTTCAACTTCATTTTTATCTATTTTCATATTCTTTATAGATTTTTTTCTAATTTTACCAATAAATGGTTCTATTATAACTCCAATGGAAGTAAAGTAACTATCTAATTGACCAAAAATCTCGATATCTTTTTTTTCAATTCCTAGCTCTTCATAAAGTTCTCTATATACTGTATCCTTATAGTTTTTATCTTTTGTACTATCAAAGCCTCCACCAGGAAAACATATATCCCCACCTTGTCTTATATGTTTTGCTCTTTTTTGGAAAAGAAGATGATATTCTCCCTTATATTTTAAAATAGGAATTAATATAGCACTATTAAAAAATCTATCTCTTCCCAAAACATTTGGATACTTTGGAAGTTTTGATTTTAAAGAACTAAGTTTAATCTTTTTCATAATTACTTTCTATATAATTTATCGCTTCTATCATTGTATTTGTTATTTTTAATAAATCTTTTTTCGAAATTGTATATGCAACTATTGAATAAAAAAGCTTACCAAAAGGTCGAAGCCAAACACCATTTTTTACACAAAAATCTTGAAGTTGTGATGAATAAATATCATCTTTTAATTCTATTACTCCAATAGCACCAATATTTCTTACATCTCGTACTATTTTACTATATTTTATTTTCTCAAGTTCATTTTTAAAGACTTTTTCTATTTTTAAAACTCTTTTTTTCCATGAAGAATTTAGAAGTAAATCAATACTAGCATTTGCAACACTACAAGCTAATGGATTTGCCATAAATGTTGGTCCATGCATTAAAACTCCAATATCACTATTTGATATAGTATCACTTATGTTTTTTGTAGTTATCATAGCAGCCATAGTTATATATCCACCAGTTAAACCTTTTCCAACAATTATAATATCAGGCTTTATATTTGTATGCTGAAATGCAAACATTTTTCCTGTATGTCCAAAACCAGTTGCAATTTCATCTAAAATCATTAAAATATCATATTTAGTACAAAGTTCTCTTACTTTTTCTAAATATTTTGGATTATATATTCGCATCCCTCCAGCTCCTTGAACAACTGGCTCTAAAATAAATCCTGCAATCTTTTCATGATTAAGTTCTAATTTTTTTTCTAAATCTTTTAAAGATTCATTAAAATCTGATTCAAAACCTAAATTTGGAGTTTCAATAAAAATATTTTCACTTAAATAATCCCCATATAAGCTATGCATAGAGTTATCTTTATCACAAACACTCATAGCACCTAATGTATCACCATGATAAGCATTTTTTAAAGCTAAGAATTTAAACTTATCTTTACCTTTAGCTTTTTGATATAAAATAGAAGTCTTTAAAGCGACTTCTACTCCTACTGATCCACTATCACATAAAAAAACTGAATTTAAACCAGTTAAATCAACTAATTTTTTAGTCAAAAGTGCAGCTGGTTTATGAGTCAAACCACCAAACATTATATGTGGCATAATTTTAGATTGTTTTTCTAAAGCTTTATTTAATTTCTTATTATTATATCCATGTATTGCACTCCACCATGAACTCATACCATCAACAAGTTTTGTTCCATCTTCTAAATAAATCTTACATTTTTTTGTTTTTTTTACAGCCCAAATAGGGCTTTTAGAAGGTAAAGAGTTATATGGATGCCAAGTATGATGTTTATCTATTTCTAAATAATTCAAATTCTATCTCCTATTATTCAATAATATTTAAAGCAATAGTTATCATTGCACCTTTATAATTTATATTTTCAAAAATAAAATCATGATTTTTTATAAATATTTCACCATTCATATGTTTAGAAATAATTTCATTTGACATATAAAGTCCTATTCCTGTACCTTGATATTGATGTTTTGTAGTAAAATATGGTTCAAAAACCTTATTTATTATCTCATCTTTTATTCCACCAGCATTATCTAAAATTTCTAAAAAAACCATTTTTTCATCTACTCTTAAATTAATCATAATTAATCTATTTTCTACTCTATTTTGTTCAAGAGCATCTTTTGAATTATTTATAATATTTATCAAAACTTGAATAAGTTCTGTTTCATATCCAAAAACTTTAATACTTTTAGATAGATATTCCAATCTTATTTTATTTTTTATAAGACTCATATTTACTAATTCAATACTTTTTTTAATACAACCATCTAAATCAAAAATCTCTTTATTTTTTTGTGGTTTAAAAAAGTATCTAAAATCATCTATTGTTTGAGATAAATATTGTGAAGTATTTACTATAGAATCTGATATTTTAAATAATTCATCATCATCTAAAATTTTTAACTGTTTTTTTAGTTTTAAAGAACTTGCATTTGTAGTTATAATAGATAATGGTTGTCTCCATTGATGAGCAATATTTTCTATCATTTGTCCCATAGAAATCATTTTTTGTTGTTGAGATAAAATTCTATCTTTTTCTAAGTTCTTATCAACTTCTTTTTTGATTCTATTTGCCAACCTTTTATTTACATTTTTTAATTGTCTAGTCTTCAAATTAACTAAATACTTTAGTCTTTTATTCATCCTATTTAGAAAAACTTGTCTATATAATATAATACAGAAGATTATTAGAAATATTGCAAGTATTTTATAAGCTGTTTCAAAATCAAAATAACTTTCATATTTTGTATAAACCCACTTATTTATAATATCATTTATCTGTTTTTCATCAATAGATTGTACTAACTGCTCAAAAAGATTGTATATTTCAACTTTATTTTTATTTACTGCAATTGATATATTTAAACTTTCATCAATTTTTCCAGAAATTGATATTTTAGATAAATATTTCGTTTGAATATTGTACCAAGAAGTAGCAATAGTATCTATATGACCAAATACATCTCCAGAAAGAATATTTTGTATTGCTTCATCAAAGCTATTTACTGAAATAAACTCTATATCTTTATATTTATCTTTTAATTTATCTATTAATTCATAATTTTTATTTATAGTAATTTTTTTATTTTTTAAAGTACTTAAATTATCTATAAAAGAGACACTACTTGAAGTTAATAAAACAAGAGGAATTTTCAAATATGATTTTGTATATAAAAAATCTGTTTCTCCAATTTGTGGTTTTACAGCAAATGATAAAATATCACACTTATTACTATATAAATTCATTAAAGATTCACTCCAACTTTGTGTTGGTACAAGCTTTATAGGTTTTGGAAATTTTGTCTGTAATAAT
Proteins encoded in this window:
- the rnc gene encoding ribonuclease III, producing MSDYSKLEKCLDYQFKNKNLIIEALTHKSFKKPYNNERLEFLGDAVLNLIVGEYLYKKFPKSNEGELSKIRASLVNETGFTKLANEIKLGEYIFISTAEERNKGRTKSSILSDAFEAIMGAIYLESGLEVLKPIILNLLENSYDKINLDVLFSDYKTALQEITQARFASIPEYIIEGSYGPDHKKEFEVSIWIDGKNFGKASGKSKKLAQQAAAKIAIDKLREDEH
- the aroC gene encoding chorismate synthase; this translates as MNTFGHRFRFTTFGESHGKALGCIVDGVPAGIRIDENFIQEEMNRRKPGQNKYATARKEGDVVEILSGVFEGISTGTSIAMIIFNENQKSSDYSNIKDLFRPGHADFSYFNKYGIRDYRGGGRSSARETAARVAAGAIAKLLLRELNIDIRSGICEINGIKASSFNFEYVKDSEIFALDVTVEENQKKAILEAKNSHNSVGGVALINVKNTPIGLGEPIYYKLDSQIANAMMSINAVKAVEIGDGILASKVLGYDNNDQILKTGFKTNHSGGILGGISNGDDINVKVYFKATPSIFIEQDTIDIHGNEVSCKLKGRHDPCVAVRGSVVAESMMALVLADMLLLNLSSKVENIKKVYSK
- the ppk2 gene encoding polyphosphate kinase 2 encodes the protein MGFDKYYDKNLINQAMMSFDEFREKLGSGNGSFISELHSKFMYRTKDEFLKPYQVELIKLQEHLEKHNQKMIILMEGRDASGKGGAIRRITRYMNEKHYRVVALGKPSDVQKTQWYYQRYVEQFPSGGEIVIFDRSWYNRAMVEPVFGFCTQKEYEVFMRSVPIFEEDLIEHGFKFLKIYLSVTKEEQARRFAEREENPLKQWKLSEIDLQMQSRWEEFTQKKYDMLKYTNTEKSPWTIIRSDSKFLARLNSIKVILNSVDYEGRDERLDFSVDKDIVITAEKELEIMDMKRKAGIQEGLI
- a CDS encoding MTH1187 family thiamine-binding protein — translated: MSVLMSLAMFPTNTTGSKSKEVSEILNIIKDSGLKYQLTSMCTIVEAETLKELLDLVNLCYLKLEKLGCDRVYAVVNFDIRTNGENRIESKISSVEKHIGIVSK
- the msrA gene encoding peptide-methionine (S)-S-oxide reductase MsrA; the protein is MEFSKAYFAAGCFWGVEYFFQKVNGVRSVISGYMGGFIENPTYEIVCSGFSGHIETVEVVFDDSIVDYKTLVKLFFEIHDFTQTNGQGPDIGSQYLSAIFYCDENQKKISENLMNELKKKGYTVATNLYSVVTFYKAEEYHQNYYDRHNKMPYCHSIKKIF
- a CDS encoding SEL1-like repeat protein, producing MFKKLILCLGLFATLLFGETFEDGLDAYQKGDFKISFNIWQDLASKGDALSQNYLGYMYEKGIGVKQDYKKAIEWYEKAANQGYEHAQFTLGLMYGNGQGVNKDYKKAKEFYEKAANQGLQEAQFYLAMMYEEGQGINKDYKKAIEWYEKSANQGFVVSQFNLGYMYENGQGVNKDYKKAIEWYEKAVAQGFSTAYNNIGYMYERGQGVKEDYKKAKELYEKAANEGIVEAQNNLGLLYENGKGVSQDKKIAKAWFAKACKSGYQDSCYNYKILDQQGY
- a CDS encoding methionine-R-sulfoxide reductase — translated: MKYNELNEIEKYVIEQKGTEYPNSGVYNDFFEKGIYFCKKCDAPLYKSDDKFKSDCGWASFDDDITEAVEKRPDIDGIRTEIVCATCGGHLGHIFEGEEFTQKNVRHCVNSVSLNFVKE
- a CDS encoding DsrE family protein, with the protein product MKENLLIVWTNGDLDTANKFPLLYSSVILDREYWKSAHLMLWGPSILLVKDYKYIQDKIRQIQETGVKMSACVVCVDDYGAREVLESLNIEVSHTGEFLTQALKDETYSVLTI
- a CDS encoding NUDIX hydrolase, translated to MKKIKLSSLKSKLPKYPNVLGRDRFFNSAILIPILKYKGEYHLLFQKRAKHIRQGGDICFPGGGFDSTKDKNYKDTVYRELYEELGIEKKDIEIFGQLDSYFTSIGVIIEPFIGKIRKKSIKNMKIDKNEVEKVLLIPLKFFENTKAEVYTLKNQVVPYEIDENGKKIEYFPTKSLGLPKTYHEPWGNKDYKVWVYKWKNEVIWGITAFLIKEFLKKFR
- the bioA gene encoding adenosylmethionine--8-amino-7-oxononanoate transaminase, whose amino-acid sequence is MNYLEIDKHHTWHPYNSLPSKSPIWAVKKTKKCKIYLEDGTKLVDGMSSWWSAIHGYNNKKLNKALEKQSKIMPHIMFGGLTHKPAALLTKKLVDLTGLNSVFLCDSGSVGVEVALKTSILYQKAKGKDKFKFLALKNAYHGDTLGAMSVCDKDNSMHSLYGDYLSENIFIETPNLGFESDFNESLKDLEKKLELNHEKIAGFILEPVVQGAGGMRIYNPKYLEKVRELCTKYDILMILDEIATGFGHTGKMFAFQHTNIKPDIIIVGKGLTGGYITMAAMITTKNISDTISNSDIGVLMHGPTFMANPLACSVANASIDLLLNSSWKKRVLKIEKVFKNELEKIKYSKIVRDVRNIGAIGVIELKDDIYSSQLQDFCVKNGVWLRPFGKLFYSIVAYTISKKDLLKITNTMIEAINYIESNYEKD
- a CDS encoding ABC transporter substrate-binding protein — encoded protein: MKFSLNLKFFLIFIIFSINLYSKDLKKVSLQLAWFDQFQYAGYYIAKEKGFYEELGIDVEILPFSLDLDVPKKVNNQEVDFAIGRENLIVEKSRNKDIIILSALFQVSPLVLLSTKKSGIDNISKFKNKTMMTTLDDASEVSIKAMIVSNKVDISDINIFTHSHDINDLINKKTDLITAYTSKAPYWLEKSGIEYNVFSPKDYGFDLYSDFLYTSENYIKNNKDVVIDFKKASLKGWEYAYSNIEESVDIIFKKYNSQNLTKAELIFEANELKKLSYVKNTKLGDIKKEKFQRIYDLYNLMGLIENHIDINKYFFDFGNSETIKISSDEQKVLDKLSEIKMCSIPNILPYSQIDNKEFKGVVADYIELLQTKFPKPIKLVPTQSWSESLMNLYSNKCDILSFAVKPQIGETDFLYTKSYLKIPLVLLTSSSVSFIDNLSTLKNKKITINKNYELIDKLKDKYKDIEFISVNSFDEAIQNILSGDVFGHIDTIATSWYNIQTKYLSKISISGKIDESLNISIAVNKNKVEIYNLFEQLVQSIDEKQINDIINKWVYTKYESYFDFETAYKILAIFLIIFCIILYRQVFLNRMNKRLKYLVNLKTRQLKNVNKRLANRIKKEVDKNLEKDRILSQQQKMISMGQMIENIAHQWRQPLSIITTNASSLKLKKQLKILDDDELFKISDSIVNTSQYLSQTIDDFRYFFKPQKNKEIFDLDGCIKKSIELVNMSLIKNKIRLEYLSKSIKVFGYETELIQVLINIINNSKDALEQNRVENRLIMINLRVDEKMVFLEILDNAGGIKDEIINKVFEPYFTTKHQYQGTGIGLYMSNEIISKHMNGEIFIKNHDFIFENINYKGAMITIALNIIE